The following are from one region of the Sorghum bicolor cultivar BTx623 chromosome 2, Sorghum_bicolor_NCBIv3, whole genome shotgun sequence genome:
- the LOC110433192 gene encoding classical arabinogalactan protein 9-like, whose translation MARAGALCLALLCLMAAHSAVAQKTTTPAPATAPATTPATPTKKTPAPAAAPPTTPATVAPAAAPPTTTPATPAPAATPPATLAPAAAPPKSTPKASPPAPAPKAKATPPAASPPVAELPPAASPPAPAPASPPTKPAEVPAPAPSKKKKSSSKNKKKKSKAPAPAPVVAEAPTSTKKSKAKAPAASEADAPGPVGDGAAADTAGAGRTVAGGIMALALGLVALLA comes from the exons ATGGCGCGCGCCGGCGCTCTCTGCCTCGCGCTACTCTGCCTCATGGCCGCGCACTCCGCCGTGGCGCAGAAGACCACCACCCCGGCCCCGGCCACCGCGCCAGCCACCACGCCAGCGACCCCAACCAAGAAGACGCCCGCACCCGCCGCCGCGCCACCCACCACCCCCGCCACCGTGGCCCCGGCCGCCGCGCCACCCACCACCACCCCGGCCACCCCGGCGCCCGCAGCCACCCCGCCCGCCACCCTGGCTcccgccgcggcgccgcccAAGTCCACTCCCAAGGCGTCCCCTCCCGCCCCGGCTCCCAAGGCCAAGGCCACCCCGCCCGCCGCCTCCCCACCGGTCGCCGAGCTTCCGCCCGCCGCCTCGCCCCCggcccccgcccccgcctccCCTCCCACCAAGCCCGCCGAGGTCCCCGCGCCCGCAccgtccaagaagaagaagtcctcctccaagaacaagaagaagaagtccaaggcccccgcccccgcccccgtcGTCGCCGAGGCACCCACCAGCACCAAGAAGTCCAAGGCTAAGGCGCCTGCGGCCAGCGAAGCCGATGCACCCGGCCCGGTCGgcgatggcgccgccgccgacacCGCG GGTGCTGGAAGGACCGTGGCAGGCGGAATCATGGCGTTGGCGCTGGGCCTCGTGGCCCTGCTCGCCTAG